The following proteins are co-located in the Candidatus Electrothrix rattekaaiensis genome:
- the rplK gene encoding 50S ribosomal protein L11, whose protein sequence is MAKKIQSYIKLQIPAGKANPSPPVGPALGQHGVNIMDFCKAFNAKTQSEGDMIIPVVITVYNDRSFSFITKTPPASVLLFKAVGLQKGSSNPKKERVAEIGRDKIKEIAELKMPDLNAYSVEQAMKIVEGTARSCGITVLD, encoded by the coding sequence ATGGCAAAAAAAATTCAATCATACATAAAGCTGCAAATACCGGCTGGAAAGGCCAACCCGTCTCCCCCGGTAGGACCTGCTTTAGGTCAGCACGGCGTAAATATCATGGACTTCTGTAAGGCCTTCAATGCGAAGACCCAGTCAGAAGGTGATATGATTATTCCTGTTGTTATTACAGTTTATAATGATCGGTCCTTTAGTTTTATTACAAAGACTCCGCCTGCATCTGTGCTGCTTTTTAAAGCTGTTGGCTTGCAGAAAGGGTCCAGTAACCCCAAAAAAGAGCGTGTTGCTGAGATCGGAAGAGATAAGATTAAAGAAATTGCTGAGCTCAAGATGCCGGATTTAAACGCATACAGTGTCGAGCAGGCAATGAAAATTGTTGAAGGAACTGCTCGGAGTTGCGGAATCACAGTTCTTGACTGA
- the nusG gene encoding transcription termination/antitermination protein NusG has product MAKKWYIVHTHTGFEVKVKATLEDNIRQAGQGDFFGDILVPTEQVVEMVKGERKTSERKFFPGYILVQMEMNEHSWHTVMETQRVTGFVGVNSGQGAAAGGQVYKLIPSLTEQEANKIIMRIEEGAEKPIPKVVFEVGDIVRVTEGPFANFEGTVDEVFPDKGRVRVMVSIFGRSTPVELEYMQVSNN; this is encoded by the coding sequence ATGGCAAAGAAATGGTATATAGTTCACACTCATACCGGTTTTGAGGTGAAGGTTAAAGCGACGCTTGAAGATAATATCAGGCAGGCTGGTCAAGGGGATTTTTTTGGTGACATTCTGGTTCCCACTGAACAGGTCGTCGAGATGGTTAAGGGAGAGCGAAAAACTTCTGAGCGTAAGTTTTTTCCCGGCTATATACTGGTGCAAATGGAAATGAATGAGCATTCCTGGCACACGGTTATGGAAACCCAACGCGTTACCGGTTTTGTCGGTGTGAACAGTGGTCAGGGAGCAGCTGCTGGTGGTCAAGTTTATAAGCTGATTCCTTCGTTAACCGAGCAGGAAGCGAATAAAATTATCATGCGCATAGAGGAAGGTGCTGAGAAGCCAATACCCAAGGTAGTTTTTGAGGTTGGTGATATAGTTCGCGTGACTGAAGGTCCTTTTGCAAATTTTGAGGGAACGGTTGACGAGGTTTTTCCTGATAAAGGCAGAGTTCGAGTTATGGTCTCTATCTTTGGGCGTTCAACTCCGGTTGAGCTTGAGTACATGCAGGTAAGCAATAATTAA
- the secE gene encoding preprotein translocase subunit SecE: MSNKKNKNTAKGGSGDDNASSFVLAPGNIRRFYHEVVAEFKKIVWPDRKMTFGLSGFVILLTVLLSVYLGAVDLFLGKLVGLVLQ, from the coding sequence ATGTCGAATAAAAAAAATAAAAATACTGCAAAGGGTGGTTCAGGGGATGACAATGCGTCTTCCTTCGTGCTTGCTCCGGGAAACATTCGCCGTTTTTACCACGAGGTAGTCGCTGAATTTAAAAAAATTGTCTGGCCTGACCGGAAGATGACTTTTGGATTGTCGGGTTTTGTCATTTTATTGACTGTGCTGCTTTCTGTGTATCTAGGAGCTGTAGATTTGTTTCTCGGAAAGCTGGTAGGGCTGGTTCTGCAATAG
- the rpmG gene encoding 50S ribosomal protein L33 produces the protein MRDIITLACMECKQRNYTTTKNKRTIPHKLELKKYCPFCRTHTAHKETK, from the coding sequence ATGAGAGATATAATTACGCTTGCCTGTATGGAGTGCAAGCAAAGAAATTATACAACGACAAAAAATAAAAGAACAATACCTCATAAGCTTGAGCTGAAAAAATACTGTCCTTTTTGCAGAACACATACTGCACACAAGGAAACAAAGTAG
- the tuf gene encoding elongation factor Tu translates to MAKEKFERTKPHVNVGTIGHVDHGKTTLTAAITRVLSTKGQAQFTDFSAIDKAPEEKERGITIATAHVEYESVGRHYAHVDCPGHADYIKNMITGAAQMDGAILVVAATDGPMPQTREHILLARQVGVPAMVVFLNKCDQVDDEELIELVEMELRELLDNYEFSGDDTPIIQGSALEALENPEDEVKAKCIWDLIEAVDSWVPEPQRDVDKPFLMPVEDVFSISGRGTVATGRIESGVIHVGDEIEIVGIRDTQKTTITGVEMFRKILDEGQAGDNVGALLRGTKRDEIVRGQVLAKPGSITPHKKFKAECYILTKEEGGRHTPFFNGYRPQFYFRTTDVTGVCTLEDGVEMVMPGDNIHITGELITPIAMTEGLRFAIREGGRTVGAGVISEVIE, encoded by the coding sequence ATGGCAAAAGAGAAGTTTGAGCGGACGAAGCCGCATGTCAATGTTGGAACCATTGGTCATGTTGATCATGGTAAAACTACCCTGACAGCGGCTATCACACGTGTGTTGTCAACAAAAGGGCAGGCTCAGTTTACAGATTTTAGTGCTATTGATAAGGCACCAGAAGAGAAAGAGCGCGGAATTACTATTGCCACTGCTCACGTTGAATATGAGAGTGTGGGGCGTCACTATGCTCATGTGGACTGTCCTGGTCATGCTGATTATATTAAGAATATGATTACCGGTGCCGCTCAGATGGACGGCGCGATTCTTGTTGTTGCTGCTACTGACGGCCCGATGCCGCAGACCCGGGAGCATATCCTGCTGGCGCGTCAGGTCGGTGTTCCGGCTATGGTTGTCTTTCTGAATAAGTGTGATCAGGTTGATGATGAAGAGCTGATAGAATTGGTCGAGATGGAGCTTCGGGAGCTGCTGGATAACTATGAGTTTTCTGGTGACGACACACCGATTATTCAGGGGTCTGCTTTGGAAGCTCTGGAGAATCCAGAGGATGAGGTTAAGGCTAAGTGTATCTGGGATCTGATTGAGGCTGTTGACTCTTGGGTTCCAGAGCCTCAGCGAGATGTTGATAAGCCTTTTCTTATGCCTGTTGAGGACGTTTTTTCTATCTCTGGGCGTGGTACAGTTGCTACTGGTCGTATTGAGAGTGGTGTGATTCACGTTGGTGATGAGATTGAGATCGTCGGTATCCGCGATACGCAGAAGACCACTATTACCGGTGTTGAGATGTTCCGCAAGATTCTTGATGAAGGTCAGGCTGGTGATAATGTTGGTGCGTTGCTGCGTGGAACCAAGCGTGATGAGATCGTTCGTGGGCAGGTGCTGGCTAAGCCAGGTTCTATCACTCCCCATAAGAAGTTTAAAGCTGAGTGCTATATCCTGACAAAGGAAGAGGGTGGGCGGCATACCCCGTTTTTTAACGGCTACCGGCCTCAGTTTTATTTCCGTACCACTGATGTGACAGGGGTCTGTACGCTTGAGGATGGTGTGGAGATGGTCATGCCTGGTGATAATATCCATATCACGGGAGAGCTGATAACGCCTATCGCTATGACAGAAGGGCTTCGCTTCGCTATTCGTGAAGGCGGTCGTACTGTAGGTGCTGGCGTAATTAGTGAAGTTATTGAGTAG
- the qmoC gene encoding quinone-interacting membrane-bound oxidoreductase complex subunit QmoC, with protein sequence MSMNVQPDIEFIKDMKEAGGDTLKNCFQCATCSVVCPLSTDENPFPRQQMIYSQWGLKDKLIGDPNMLLCHHCGDCTAYCPRGAKPGDVMGAIRAYAYKFYGWPAPLANLASSGKNLPLLVAIPALVVFLVWLISGSNVLPHEEFLHDGFSNFFGGGYVTLFGIKLLSRNVFFINSFMIPTAALAAFASFKGVTAMWRKMSENAGVGEALYRPSVPQFVKEFLWPSLVEIVQHDRFKKCETNQDRVRGHQPLMWAFIGLFIVTTYSFISQDIIGYFVPSLHGPMSMINPFKILANISAIAMLVGIAILWKNRNQMVENNQAGNTFYDWFLIWMIAGVGVTGLGAEILRLLGAVKPGYLVYYLHLVSVMMLFLYMPYTKFAHLVYRTCAMTFERYRDSAYVKNPVNNG encoded by the coding sequence ATGTCTATGAACGTACAGCCAGATATTGAATTTATTAAGGACATGAAGGAGGCCGGGGGGGATACCCTGAAAAATTGCTTCCAATGTGCCACCTGCTCAGTGGTTTGTCCTCTTTCCACCGATGAGAATCCTTTTCCCCGTCAGCAGATGATTTATTCGCAGTGGGGGCTCAAGGATAAATTGATCGGTGATCCGAATATGCTGCTCTGTCATCATTGCGGTGATTGTACAGCCTATTGCCCTCGCGGTGCCAAGCCCGGCGATGTTATGGGGGCGATTCGTGCCTATGCCTATAAATTTTACGGCTGGCCAGCACCGCTGGCTAACTTGGCATCATCAGGGAAAAATTTACCCCTTCTTGTTGCAATACCTGCCTTAGTTGTTTTTCTGGTGTGGCTGATTTCTGGATCAAATGTTCTGCCCCATGAAGAGTTTCTCCATGACGGTTTCAGTAATTTTTTTGGCGGTGGATATGTTACTCTTTTTGGTATTAAGCTGCTGAGCAGAAATGTATTTTTTATCAACTCCTTCATGATTCCCACAGCAGCCTTGGCTGCCTTTGCCTCCTTTAAGGGGGTGACGGCCATGTGGCGAAAAATGTCTGAGAATGCCGGGGTGGGTGAAGCTTTGTACCGTCCTTCAGTTCCCCAGTTTGTGAAAGAGTTCCTGTGGCCTTCACTTGTCGAGATTGTTCAGCATGATCGGTTTAAAAAATGTGAGACCAATCAGGATCGTGTTCGCGGACATCAGCCGCTGATGTGGGCTTTTATCGGTTTGTTCATTGTCACCACCTATTCATTTATATCTCAGGATATCATCGGGTATTTTGTACCGTCGTTGCACGGCCCGATGTCCATGATTAATCCGTTTAAGATTCTCGCCAATATTTCCGCGATTGCCATGCTGGTTGGAATCGCCATTCTCTGGAAAAACCGGAATCAGATGGTGGAGAACAATCAGGCCGGAAATACCTTTTATGACTGGTTTCTCATCTGGATGATTGCTGGAGTTGGTGTGACCGGTTTGGGAGCGGAAATCCTGCGTCTTCTCGGTGCGGTGAAACCGGGATACTTGGTATATTATCTGCATCTCGTTTCCGTTATGATGCTTTTCCTCTATATGCCGTACACTAAGTTTGCCCATCTGGTTTACAGAACCTGCGCGATGACTTTTGAAAGATATAGAGACTCTGCTTATGTGAAGAACCCGGTCAATAACGGGTAA